One window from the genome of Salvelinus namaycush isolate Seneca chromosome 19, SaNama_1.0, whole genome shotgun sequence encodes:
- the LOC120063868 gene encoding G-protein coupled receptor 183: MEGMRTFNQPPTSSHPTPTLNDSDTCITLYNHRGYARVLMPLFYCIVFSVGLLGNALAFHIIRPNVKKMNSTTLYSANLVISDILFTLSLPLRIIYYALGFHWPLGETLCKITGLIFYINTYAGVNFMTCLSVDRFIAVVLPLRFARFRKVSNVRYICVGVWLLVLMQTLPLLSMPMTNEEPDGFITCMEYPNFEPVPNISYILIGAVFLGYGVPVVAILVCYSILCYKLRLAAKANQLTDKSGRSQKAIGVICCVSLVFVVCFSPYHIDLLQYMIRKLIYTPDCAELTAFQISLHFTVCLMNLNSCLDPFIYFFACKGYKTKLLKILKRQVSVSFSSAARTLPEGSSRDFSNGNKIHLNSTRHKQ, from the coding sequence ATGGAGGGGATGAGGACCTTCAACCAGCCTCCAACCTCCAGCCATCCAACCCCCACCCTTAACGACTCAGACACCTGCATTACCCTGTACAACCACCGGGGGTACGCACGAGTCCTCATGCCCCTCTTCTACTGCATCGTCTTCTCCGTGGGGTTGCTGGGCAACGCCCTGGCCTTCCACATCATCCGCCCCAACGTGAAGAAGATGAACTCCACCACGCTCTACTCTGCCAACCTGGTCATTTCTGACATCCTGTTCACACTGTCACTACCGTTACGGATAATCTACTACGCTCTGGGCTTCCACTGGCCCCTGGGGGAGACCCTGTGTAAGATCACAGGGCTGATCTTCTACATCAACACTTACGCCGGGGTCAACTTCATGACCTGCCTCAGTGTGGACCGGTTCATTGCTGTCGTCTTGCCGCTCCGATTCGCACGCTTCCGTAAGGTCTCCAATGTCCGGTACATTTGTGTCGGGGTGTGGTTGCTGGTCTTAATGCAAACTCTGCCCCTCCTCTCCATGCCCATGACTAACGAGGAACCTGATGGCTTCATCACCTGTATGGAGTATCCCAACTTCGAACCGGTGCCCAACATCTCCTATATCCTGATTGGCGCCGTATTCCTAGGCTACGGAGTCCCCGTGGTGGCCATCCTGGTGTGCTACTCCATATTGTGCTATAAACTCCGCCTCGCCGCCAAGGCCAATCAGCTGACGGACAAGTCGGGGCGCAGCCAAAAAGCCATCGGGGTGATCTGCTGCGTCTCCCTGGTGTTCGTGGTCTGTTTCAGCCCCTATCACATCGACCTCCTCCAATACATGATCCGAAAGCTGATCTACACACCAGACTGTGCTGAACTCACAGCCTTCCAGATCTCCTTACACTTCACTGTGTGTCTGATGAACCTCAACTCCTGTCTGGATCCATTCATCTACTTCTTTGCCTGTAAGGGTTACAAGACGAAGTTGCTGAAAATCCTGAAGAGGCAGGTGAGCGTGTCCTTCTCTAGCGCAGCACGGACATTGCCCGAGGGGTCGTCCAGAGACTTCAGCAATGGTAATAAGATCCACCTCAACAGCACCAGACACAAACAGTGA
- the gpr18 gene encoding N-arachidonyl glycine receptor, with product MGVDQNLSTVVDLNTSNITMEYSSARSVEQVPTEYRIAGLVFYCVIFTIGIVVNVTALWVFALTTKRRNSVSVYMINVAIVDLVFIILLPFRMVYYGQDYWPFGDIFCRVSAALTVFYPCMALWLFALISTDRYVAIIQPKHSKELKNIPKALVACIGVWIMTLGSTVPLLFPDHDPDRSSNFTTCIKMRDIIHLRTDNPVHFTRLFFFFLVPTCIMIGCYVVIVDNLVHGRTSKLKPKVKQKSIRIIITLIVQVLVCFVPFHICLVVLLLEGGDGSDYSTWGAFTTFLMNLSTVLDIILYYIVSKQFQDRVISVILYRNYLRSVRRKSRRTHTGSVRSFSNLTSAMI from the coding sequence ATGGGAGTGGATCAGAACTTATCTACAGTAGTGGACCTGAACACATCTAATATAACCATGGAGTACAGCTCAGCCCGCTCAGTGGAACAGGTCCCTACAGAATACCGCATCGCAGGCCTGGTCTTCTACTGTGTCATCTTCACCATTGGCATAGTGGTCAACGTCACCGCATTATGGGTATTTGCCTTGACCACCAAGAGGAGGAACTCCGTCTCGGTCTACATGATCAACGTGGCCATAGTGGATCTCGTCTTTATCATCCTTCTCCCCTTCCGGATGGTTTACTATGGCCAGGACTACTGGCCGTTCGGAGACATCTTCTGTCGGGTCAGCGCGGCTCTGACTGTCTTCTACCCCTGCATGGCCCTGTGGCTCTTCGCCCTGATCAGCACTGACCGCTACGTGGCCATCATCCAGCCCAAACACAGCAAGGAGCTCAAGAACATCCCCAAAGCCCTGGTAGCATGCATCGGGGTGTGGATCATGACCCTGGGTAGCACTGTCCCCTTGCTCTTCCCAGACCACGACCCGGATCGCTCCTCCAACTTCACCACCTGCATCAAGATGCGTGACATCATCCACCTGCGAACGGACAACCCCGTCCACTTCACACGCCTGTTCTTCTTCTTCCTGGTGCCGACCTGTATCATGATTGGTTGCTATGTGGTCATCGTGGATAATCTCGTCCACGGACGGACTTCCAAGCTCAAGCCCAAGGTCAAGCAGAAGTCCATCAGGATCATCATCACGCTCATCGTCCAAGTGCTGGTGTGTTTCGTGCCCTTCCACATTTGTTTGGTGGTTCTGTTGCTGGAAGGTGGTGATGGTTCGGACTACAGCACGTGGGGTGCCTTTACAACATTCCTGATGAACCTGAGTACAGTTCTGGACATTATTCTTTACTACATTGTCTCCAAGCAGTTCCAAGATAGAGTGATCAGTGTGATTCTGTACAGGAACTACCTGCGTAGCGTACGGAGGAAgagcagacgcacacacacagggagtGTGAGGTCGTTCAGTAACTTGACCAGCGCCATGATCTGA